The Campylobacter lari genomic sequence TCATGAAAAATCTTTGTATTATCCCTGCACGCGGTGGTTCTAAGCGTATTCCTAGAAAAAATATTATTGATTTTTTGGGAAAACCATTGATTGCTTATAGCATAGAAAGTGCTTTAAATTCGGGTATTTTTGATGATGTAATTATTTCAAGTGATGATTGTGAGATCATAGAAGTGGCTTTAAAGTATGGTGCTAAGACTCCTTTTGTGCGTAAAAAAGAACTAAGTGATGATTATGCAAGTTCAACCGCTGTAATCCAAGATGCCATCATCACTCTAGAAAAACAGGGTAAAATCTATGAAAATGTGTGTTGCTTATACGCAACTGCTCCACTTATAGATGAGTTTATCTTAAAAGAAGCTTTTGAACAATTTAGTCAAGAAGAATGTAAATTTTTATTTTCAGCTTGTGAATTTGAATACCCTATACAAAGAGGTTTTTACCTTGATGATCAAAATAAAGTTTACATGTTTGATGAGTCAAATTATGATAAACGCTCACAAGATCTTACTAAAGCTTACCATGATGGTGGTGCATTTTATTTTGGCAAAAAAGAAGCGTGGCTAGAAGAAGATTTTATGTTTAAATCTCATTCTAAAGCTTTTTTACTTCCAAGAAATAAAATTTGCGATATTGACACTTTTGAAGACTTAGAATTTGCTAAAATACTATATAGATTTCAACAATAGAAACTATAAATTCTATAGTTTCTTGATTTTTAATTTCTATTTTATATAATATAAGTTTTTTCTTTATTAAATTTAAAGTATAATAAAGTAATTTTAGTTATATAATGAGGAAATATTATGCTACAAAAAAACATCAAAAGCATAAAAACAAAATTAAGTGAAACTTTATCAGCTATTAAAAAATCAAAATACAAGATTATTCAAGGTAATGATAGCTTAGATATAAATTTTTTAAATGCTCAAGATAATACTCTAATTTATAAAAACCCTTTAGATGAATTAAATGCTATGTTAAAAATTTATAATGAAAAATATCGTCTATATCCTGTATTATATTTTTATGGATTTGGAAATGGAATTTTATATAAAGCTCTTTTGCAAAATCCCCATCATAAAATTATTATTGTTTTTGAAAAAGACTTAGAAATTATCCATAGTGCTTTTAGCGTTATGGATTTTAGCAAAGAGTTACAAGAAGCTAGATTGGTAATAGCTGATACCAATACTTTAAATACAATTGATTATGAGCTAATGTGCAAACAACAACCTAT encodes the following:
- the pseF gene encoding pseudaminic acid cytidylyltransferase: MKNLCIIPARGGSKRIPRKNIIDFLGKPLIAYSIESALNSGIFDDVIISSDDCEIIEVALKYGAKTPFVRKKELSDDYASSTAVIQDAIITLEKQGKIYENVCCLYATAPLIDEFILKEAFEQFSQEECKFLFSACEFEYPIQRGFYLDDQNKVYMFDESNYDKRSQDLTKAYHDGGAFYFGKKEAWLEEDFMFKSHSKAFLLPRNKICDIDTFEDLEFAKILYRFQQ